From the genome of Leptospira langatensis:
TCTTTCCGAGTTCGGCCTCGTCCTTGATATCCTTGAAGATGATCTTCAGGATCTGAGTTTTAGGAATGGTTTGCCTTTTCGTATCTTTTAATATGGTGACTGCGTCCGTAGATTGATCGATGACCGTTCCGTAGGTTTTTTCTCCGTTCTTAAGCAGAACTGTTTCCGAAAAGATCTGTCCGGATGAAAGAACAAGGAGTGTTGCACTGAGGATAGCGGTCCTGAAACTGAGAATGGAACTGCGAAGATTCATTATTTATTTCCTGTTTGTGTATAATATTAGCTTTCGTTTTTCTTTTTCACCCCCCGAAGCAGGGAGAGTCAACGTAAAAATAAGAATGGATTTTTGGAATTCGTGGATTTTTCCCTTGCCTAGGCAAGCGAGAGAGAAATAAATTCATTCGTATGAGACGAGCCTCGGCATTCTATCCGATCTTACTCTGTTGCTTGCTCCCGATCTGGCTTTTTGCGCAAGGGGCCTCTCCTAAAAAACAAGCTGGGCCGAGTCCTTCCGAGAATCCTAAACCAAAGGAATCGAAAAGCCAAAAGCAAGGTTGTTGTAGGATCAAATACGAGGGTGGAGGGATCGATTATTTTCCCGCCACCGAAGAAGAGTGCGTGGCCAAGCCCGGCTTTCAAAGTTTTCAACAGGATTCCGCTCTTTGCTTTCAATCTCTTTGGGATTGATCCTCTCTCCGTTTGTTCGGTAGTTTCCGACATCTTAATATAAGTTTTCTTAAATATTCTATATAAGCTCTTTGCGATCTAAGTGTTTTCCATAATAGATCGCCTTTTTGTCCGTAGATCTACGGATTGGATCAGGACTTCATGGATCCTTTTTCTCTTCTTCCGGAACGGAAGAAGTTCTAAAATCCGGAAGTTCAAAAGAAACGGAAGCGGTGATCGCGTAATCGTAGAGTCGTATCTCAGGATCTCGCATTAAAGGGAGTCTCCCTACTAGGGTCCCATAGACTCCTTTTGTGATCCCCAAATTGAAGCCTAGGCTTGCTTCTTGGAAGGATTTCGGAAATGCCTTTTTACCGTTTGGAGTTTCCTCTAATAAGCTTCCTCCTCCTATCACATTTACATACGGAGTTCTATACAAATAACCAGCTAGAAGACTAAAGTCCTTATTTACAAAATATGTAATATAGGCGAACCATTGGGTTACCTTTTGAGTGTTCGGATTCGTTTCCGTTTGGGTTCCCGGAGGACTTTGGGCCCAATAAGGAAGTCCCGA
Proteins encoded in this window:
- a CDS encoding LIC_11321 family protein, translated to MRRASAFYPILLCCLLPIWLFAQGASPKKQAGPSPSENPKPKESKSQKQGCCRIKYEGGGIDYFPATEEECVAKPGFQSFQQDSALCFQSLWD